Proteins from one Camelina sativa cultivar DH55 chromosome 8, Cs, whole genome shotgun sequence genomic window:
- the LOC104707291 gene encoding probable serine/threonine-protein kinase At1g09600: MGCICSKGTAEEEVNDQYEKPKENWDKTSSVQLTAPVTSNKDEFSLKSGDESSGRRKNEGLAHKPSGRASGLIVPVDDSDGKTVIVERPTRCHRRSSTADIGRGGGGGGFNMFQPFSISTVVPQSPEAELIAAGWPSWLTSVAGEAIKGWVPRGAESFEKLDKIGQGTYSSVYRARDLETGKMVAMKKVRFVNMDPESVRFMAREIHILRKLDHPNVMKLECLVTSKLSGSLYLVFEYMEHDLSGLALRPGVKFTESQIKCYMKQLLSGLEHCHSRGILHRDIKGSNLLVNNDGVLKIGDLGLANFYHPEQDQPLTSRVVTLWYRAPELLLGATEYGPGIDLWSVGCILTELFLGKPIMPGRTEVEQMHKIFKLCGSPCNDYWQKTKLPLATSFKPQQPYKRVLLETFKNLPPSALALVDKLLSLEPEMRGTASSTLSSKFFTTEPLPCDVSSLPKYPPSKELDAKVRDEEARRKKAETVKGRGPESVRRGSRDFKSTATTPEFVASGQAKDTITNRRYNPQEDSRTGLRGEMGRGDRDKGFSHTNSMIHPNIAATWSKNDSSRHNVVELKATRSSNVPMAGRYLSPSHKEDVSLEPTTTYVRKKNRMHCSGPLMPPGGNIEDILKDHERQIQEAVRKSRLEKSATKKNNNRTGAK; the protein is encoded by the exons ATGGGATGCATTTGCTCTAAAGGAactgcagaagaagaagttaatgACCAATATGAGAAACCTAAAGAGAATTGGGACAAAACGTCCTCAGTTCAGTTGACCGCACCTGTAACTTCCAACAAAGATGAGTTTTCACTTAAATCGGGGGACGAAAGCTCTGGTAGACGCAAAAATGAAGGGTTGGCGCATAAACCATCCGGTAGAGCCAGCGGATTGATTGTTCCTGTAGACGACAGTGATGGTAAAACTGTAATTGTTGAGAGACCTACGAGGTGTCACAGGAGATCTTCAACTGCAGATattggaagaggaggaggaggaggaggattcaATATGTTTCAACCGTTTAGTATCTCCACAGTTGTTCCACAGAGCCCCGAGGCAGAGCTCATTGCAGCTGGATGGCCTTCTTGGTTAACCTCTGTTGCAGGTGAAGCCATCAAGGGTTGGGTTCCACGAGGTGCAGAGTCTTTTGAGAAGCTGGACAAA ATTGGACAAGGGACTTACAGCAGTGTGTACAGAGCCCGGGACCTTGAGACTGGTAAAATGGTAGCCATGAAGAAGGTCAGGTTCGTTAATATGGATCCGGAAAGCGTGAGATTCATGGCCAGAGAAATCCACATCTTGCGCAAACTTGACCATCCAAACGTTATGAAGCTTGAGTGTCTTGTGACCTCAAAACTTTCTGGTAGCTTGTACCTTGTGTTTGAGTACATGGAGCATGACCTCTCGGGACTCGCTCTTAGACCCGGTGTAAAATTCACTGAATCCCAA ATCAAATGTTACATGAAACAACTGCTTAGTGGGCTTGAACACTGCCACAGCCGTGGAATCCTCCACCGCGACATTAAAGGTTCAAATCTCTTGGTAAACAATGATGGAGTTCTCAAGATTGGAGATTTAGGTCTGGCGAACTTCTATCATCCAGAACAAGATCAACCCTTAACGAGCCGTGTAGTAACCTTGTGGTACAGGGCCCCTGAGCTTCTACTGGGAGCTACAGAATATGGACCCGGGATAGATCTGTGGAGTGTTGGTTGCATTCTTACAGAACTGTTTTTAGGGAAACCTATCATGCCGGGAAGAACAGAG GTGGAGCAAATGCATAAGATCTTCAAGTTGTGTGGTTCACCATGCAATGATTACTGGCAAAAGACAAAGCTACCACTTGCCACAAGTTTCAAGCCACAACAACCTTATAAGCGTGTCCTTCTAGAGACTTTCAAGAATTTACCACCGTCAGCTTTAGCTCTTGTTGACAAGCTTCTATCCTTGGAACCAGAGATGCGGGGCACAGCTTCTTCGACACTAAGTAGCAAG ttcTTCACAACGGAACCACTCCCTTGTGATGTATCAAGTTTGCCCAAGTATCCTCCAAGCAAGGAACTTGATGCAAAGGTCCGTGATGAAGAAGCAAGAAG GAAAAAGGCTGAAACTGTGAAGGGTCGTGGACCTGAATCTGTGAGACGAGGTTCGAGAGACTTCAAGAGTACCGCTACAACACCGGAGTTCGTTGCTTCAGGGCAGGCAAAAGATACAATCACCAACCGGAGGTATAATCCTCAGGAAGACAGTAGAACCGGCTTGAGGGGAGAGATGGGAAGAGGCGACAGAGACAAAGGCTTTTCTCATACCAATTCAATGATTCATCCAAACATAGCAGCAACATGGAGTAAAAATGATAGCTCTAGGCACAACGTTGTTGAGCTGAAGGCTACCCGATCTAGCAACGTGCCCATGGCTGGGAGATACTTGTCTCCTTCACATAAAGAGGATGTATCCTTAGAACCCACAACG ACATACGTACGCAAGAAGAACAGAATGCACTGTTCAGGTCCACTAATGCCTCCCGGTGGAAACATTGAGGACATTCTGAAAGACCATGAGAGGCAAATCCAAGAAGCTGTAAGGAAATCACGACTTGAGAAATcagcaacaaagaaaaataacaacagAACAGGTGCAAAGTAG
- the LOC109125948 gene encoding 11-beta-hydroxysteroid dehydrogenase-like 5, with protein MVDLLNSVMNLVAPPATMVVMAFAWPLLSFISFSERVYNSYFATENMEDKVVVITGASSAIGEQIAYEYAKRGANLVLVARREQRLRVVSDKAKQIGANHVIIIAAXVGSYRCGQLN; from the exons atggtGGATCTATTGAACTCGGTGATGAACCTGGTGGCGCCTCCGGCGACGATGGTGGTGATGGCCTTCGCATGGCCATTACTGTCTTTCATTAGCTTCTCCGAACGGGTTTACAACTCTTATTTCGCCACTGAAAACATGGAAGATAAAGTCGTAGTCATCACCGGAGCTTCCTCCGCTATTGGAGAG CAAATAGCGTATGAATATGCAAAGAGAGGAGCGAATTTGGTGTTGGTGGCTAGGAGAGAGCAGAGACTAAGAGTTGTGAGCGATAAGGCCAAGCAAATTGGAGCCAACcacgtcatcatcatcgctGCTGANGTTGGAAGTTACAGGTGCGGTCAACTGAACTGA